A DNA window from Vigna unguiculata cultivar IT97K-499-35 chromosome 10, ASM411807v1, whole genome shotgun sequence contains the following coding sequences:
- the LOC114165202 gene encoding uncharacterized protein LOC114165202 produces the protein MGKQYLWDQTTQKVRMARDKMQASQSRQKAYADRRRRPLEFATEDHVFLRILRRIGPVAYEIALPPQLANLHPVFHVSQLRKYVFDLTHVLEVEDIQIKEDLTVEVPPIALDDSKVEECRGKIVSLVKVI, from the exons ATGGGGAAGCAGTACTTGTGGGACCAGACTACTCAGAAGGTAAGGATGGCGAGGGACAAAAtgcaggcttctcagagtaggcagaaggcctatgcggaCCGTAGGAGGAGACCCTTGGAGTTCGCGACAGaagatcatgtgttcttgagg ATATTgaggaggattgggccagtAGCTTATGAGATAGCCTTGCCTCCTCAGTTGGCAAATCTCCATCCGGTGTTCCATGTGTCGCaactgaggaagtatgtgtttgatCTGACTCATGTGTTGGAAGTAGAGGATATACAAATCAAAGAGGACCTCACTGTAGAAGTGCCACCCATTGCTTTAGACGATAGCAAAGTTGAGGAATGCCGAGGAAAAATAGTCAGCCTTGTCAAAGTCATCTAG